The Undibacterium cyanobacteriorum genomic sequence TTCAAGGCACATTTATTCATGGGTTTGACCTTGTTCGTGATTTTCCCATTCACGCGCTTGGTGCACGTCTGGAGTGGTTTTGCATCAGTGGGCTATTTAAGTCGCGCATGGCAATTGGTGCGTCCACGCTAAGATTTAGGAAAGAGCAGAAAACCCCTCAACTCAGAGGCGCAGAGGCGCAGAGATGCGCTGAGAAAGTCAAAAACGATTTTAATTCTGATCGTGCTCTCAGGATTAAGACGCGTCGGTGCTCTTGGGGGGGCTGAGCCAGAAAAATTAGGAGGCCAACATGCCTGTGATAGTGAACGATTACGAGCTCAGCGATGCTGAGATGGAAAAAGAATTGCCGCAGCATCAAGATGCCGCGGATCCGCTGAAGAGCGCGATGACGAGTCTGGTCTTGCGGCGTGTTTTACTTGATAAGGCCAAGGAACTTGCATTGCAAGGTGACGACGAACAGAAAATTGAAAGTTTGCTGGCGCGCGAAGTGATCATCCCTGAAGCTAGCCTTGAGGAGTGTCGTCGTTATTACGAACTGCATCAGCCGCGCTTTTTGACAGGCGAATTAGTGGAGGCGAATCACATTTTGTTCCAGGTCACGGCCAACGTCGATCTGGATGCCTTGCGTCAGCGTGCACAGAGTGTCTTGGATGAACTATTACAAAATCCCGATGGCTTTGCGGCGGCCGCTAAGAGCTATTCGAACTGCCCATCGGCTGAGGTAGGGGGCAATCTGGGTCAATTGAGTCGTGGCGAAACCGTGCCAGAGTTTGAAAAACCTGTCTTCTCAGCTGCTGCGCATAGTCTGTTGCCGCGACTAATTGAGACACGTTTTGGTCTCCATATCGTGCAACTCGGACGCAAGGTGGCAGGGCGTTTGATCCCCTTCGAACAAGTTCAACATCAAATTGCCGACGCCATGAAACGGGCGAGCTATGACCGTGCCTTGCAACAATATCTGAAGGTGTTAGTCGGACAAGCACAGATTAGTGGAATTGAACTGGCGGGGGCAGATGGTCCCTTACTGCAGTGAATGAAACTTGGTAAGTACGGCGTGCCGAATTGGCGGTGACAGCGGTTCACTTGCGTTGGTCATCGCCTGCTTTCGCACCTCGCACTTTGCATCACCTGAGAATATCAATACAAGTTTGAAGGATAGAAAAATGTCAGAAGCCATGATGAGATTGGTGAAGCAACATCAAGAATGTGACGATCAACTGAATCGAGTGGAAGCAGCTTTGCAAAAAGCGGATCTGGCTTCAGCTGGCCGGAATTTTCGCTTGTTTAATGAGCAGTTGGAAGATCATTTTCGGCTGGAAGAAGAGCGCTTATTTCCTGCTTTTGAACAAGCTACAGGTATGACCGAGGGTCCAACAGTCGTGATGCGCGCCGAACATCAAGAAATTCGAGCGCTGCGAGATCAGCTCGTCGCCGAGATCGAGGTGGGAGAACTCGAGTCGGCATTAGCAAGCATCGATACGATGAATGTTTTGATTCAACAGCACAATGTGAAGGAAGAGAACATTCTTTACCCCATGTGCGGCGGCAGTATCGCGCATCTGAATAAGGTTTTGGGCTTTGGTGGTTGCGGTGGCGTTTGCTCCTGCGCTGTGTAGGCTCAGGAATTGAGAGAAAGAGCCATAGACGAATCTGCAGACCAAGGTTTCAAATATCGAAGAGCTTGTGGCTTCAACACTTCCAGAACGCACGGCTGCCGCAGCGTGCAAGTATGATGTGTGAGCATGATGTGCAGTTTATGAAGCTCAATCAATTTTCATTCAATGAGGCTATGGGGGATGCTCGGTGCTCGAAGCAGCAAAAATATTACGTTACGACTTAGCACCACGCCCGGAGATCATATTTGGGTGCATGTTGCCAGCACCTTGGTGCGGTGTTCTGGCAGGCCTGTTGCTGGCATGGATGCCAGACCCACAATTTCCCTCACGCTTTGCACCACTCACACTATCGTTAACCCATATCATTGCAGTCGCTATGTTGCTGCCGGTGATGATTGGGGCCTTGTTTCAACTCTTTCCCGTGGTGGCTGGGCAGTCGATTGCAGCGGCTAAGCGGATCGCTCCTTGGGTCGCGATTTCCTGCTTCAGTACGGCTTTGTGTTTGAGTTGGGGCTTCTTTTACTCATCGCGTATTGCTTTTATCAGTGCTGGGGTGATTGCCTTGCTCTTGCTGGGGAGTACAGCGATCGCTCTGTTTGATGCGGGACGACGCATGTTCCCGCTGTTGCGTGTTGACGCAAGCCTGGCCACGCTCGCCACTATTTCACTCCCTATCTCATTGCTACTTCTGTTCGCACTGTTAATGCTGAGCGTGTTGTTGTCGTGGCTGCAGATCGATTTTATGGCTTTGTTGCAAGCTCACGTGGTATGGGCCTTGGTTGGCCTGTTGGCCTGCTTGGTCGGCGGTGTTGCTGCAACCACGGTACCGATGTTTTGGCAAACGGCACGACCTAGTAGGGCTTGGTCGCGCTTTTGGCCGTGTCCTGTTTTCATACTCTGTGCGTTCGTGACATTGGCGAGTATGTTTGAACAGTTCAATATGCCCTTGGTATCCGTATTGAGTATTTTGTGTGGTGTGGGTTTGATCTATTTATCGCTCATGCTAAAAAACTTACTCGGTGCGCGGCGTCGTTTTGATCCGGCGTGGCCATTGTGGGTAGCAAGTGTTTTGTCGTGGATGTTGGCCGCCGTGCTTTGTATGCTATACGTTGGTCGAACTTACCTTACTTCGTTGTTTCAGTTGCCTCTGCTACCGCTAATGCCATCCAGCTTGTCATGGGAGTCCATGCCGTGGATGATCGGTGTGCTCGTTTTGATTGGTGGTGCCGTCTTGCCAATGAACGCGATGATAGGAAAAATCGTGCCTTTTTTGGTATTTCTGCATGTGCGACGCGCCATTCCTATGGGACAAAAAATTCCGAGTATGCAGATGATTTTGCCACCTGTGTTCTTGCGCTATCAAGCGCGGCTGGTGCTGGTCAGTTTGTGCTTCGCGGTCTTATTGCCCATCGCGCCTTCCATTCTGCGGTGGTGTGCAGGCTTGAGTTTCTCCGCATCACAGGCCTTGCTTGCCATCGTCTTGATGCGTTGCCTGTTGAGTTATCGTCGCCAAATTCAGATTAACCGCAGTGCATCGACCAGTGCCATGCATCCTAGCAAGTTGTGATACGCATATCTAATATGTCTTAAGCGTTTTCTGTTGAAGATAGGTTTGAACTCCCGTCGGGCGGAGCTTATATGATGCTAATTTTTCATGACTCATCGCCTTATTCTTGATCCGAATCAAAATTTATCCCCCAAAAGAACTAGATGATTTAGCTTGCTGGCCAATTGTGGCGGGCGGCAAAGCTGCGCACAATGGCAGTATGGATACTCAAACTCCCATTCGAAACGAAGCCCGTGTGCTCGACCGTCAGCAAGCGAATTTGCAGGACAGGTT encodes the following:
- a CDS encoding peptidylprolyl isomerase; its protein translation is MPVIVNDYELSDAEMEKELPQHQDAADPLKSAMTSLVLRRVLLDKAKELALQGDDEQKIESLLAREVIIPEASLEECRRYYELHQPRFLTGELVEANHILFQVTANVDLDALRQRAQSVLDELLQNPDGFAAAAKSYSNCPSAEVGGNLGQLSRGETVPEFEKPVFSAAAHSLLPRLIETRFGLHIVQLGRKVAGRLIPFEQVQHQIADAMKRASYDRALQQYLKVLVGQAQISGIELAGADGPLLQ
- a CDS encoding hemerythrin domain-containing protein, giving the protein MSEAMMRLVKQHQECDDQLNRVEAALQKADLASAGRNFRLFNEQLEDHFRLEEERLFPAFEQATGMTEGPTVVMRAEHQEIRALRDQLVAEIEVGELESALASIDTMNVLIQQHNVKEENILYPMCGGSIAHLNKVLGFGGCGGVCSCAV